A region of Streptomyces sp. WMMC500 DNA encodes the following proteins:
- a CDS encoding glutamine synthetase family protein codes for MTARTADRAARVDRAMAGMSEAGVRLVALSWVDNAGIGRVKAVPLGRLPRLAVHGVGMSPVFDTFLVDDSTARTGGFGGPVGDLLLLPDPDRLTVLAAQPGWAWAPADRYGQDGEPYPGCHRSFVHRMVGAAAGLGLSLRMGFETEWSVGPGGPGDGPAYGLARLADSGAYLLDVVDALTAQGVDVLQIHPEYEPGQFEVSTAAEDPLGAADTAVLVRHTVRTVSHAHGLRASFAPLPEPTGIGNGGHVHLSLWRGEQNLMHGGTGPRGMTPEGEAFLAGVLRSLPALTAVGCPSPASYLRLAPSTWAGVYRCWGWENREAALRFVTGPVGEAAERANAEVKCFDQAANPYLVAGSVIAAGLAGYEDALRLPAEFTDDPARADPGELQRRGIVRLPAALADAVRHLKGSVVLRKAMGDHLFDALLAVREAEDGLFAGRSRAETVEATRRRY; via the coding sequence ATGACTGCGCGCACGGCGGACAGAGCGGCACGGGTGGACCGGGCGATGGCCGGCATGTCCGAGGCGGGGGTGCGCCTCGTCGCACTGAGCTGGGTCGACAACGCGGGCATCGGCCGGGTCAAGGCCGTGCCGCTCGGCCGCCTGCCCCGGCTCGCGGTCCACGGCGTGGGCATGTCCCCGGTGTTCGACACGTTCCTGGTGGACGACTCGACGGCCCGCACCGGCGGCTTCGGCGGCCCGGTCGGCGACCTGCTCCTGCTGCCGGATCCGGACCGGCTCACCGTCCTGGCCGCGCAGCCGGGCTGGGCGTGGGCGCCGGCGGACCGGTACGGCCAGGACGGCGAACCGTACCCGGGGTGCCACCGGTCCTTCGTCCACCGCATGGTGGGGGCGGCGGCCGGCCTGGGACTGAGCCTGCGGATGGGGTTCGAGACGGAGTGGAGCGTCGGCCCCGGCGGCCCCGGTGACGGCCCGGCGTACGGGCTGGCCCGGCTGGCGGACTCCGGGGCGTACCTCCTCGACGTCGTCGACGCGCTCACCGCGCAGGGTGTCGACGTCCTCCAGATCCACCCGGAGTACGAACCGGGGCAGTTCGAGGTCTCGACCGCCGCCGAGGACCCGCTGGGCGCCGCCGACACCGCCGTCCTGGTCCGGCACACCGTGCGCACCGTCTCCCACGCCCACGGCCTGCGGGCCTCCTTCGCCCCCCTGCCGGAGCCCACGGGCATCGGCAACGGCGGGCACGTACACCTGAGCCTGTGGCGCGGCGAGCAGAACCTGATGCACGGCGGTACGGGGCCGCGCGGCATGACGCCGGAGGGCGAGGCGTTCCTCGCCGGCGTGCTGCGTTCGCTGCCCGCCCTGACCGCGGTCGGCTGCCCTTCCCCCGCCAGCTATCTGCGGCTGGCGCCGTCCACGTGGGCCGGCGTCTACCGCTGCTGGGGCTGGGAGAACCGGGAGGCGGCGCTGCGCTTCGTCACCGGGCCGGTGGGCGAGGCGGCCGAGCGCGCCAACGCCGAGGTCAAGTGCTTCGACCAGGCGGCGAATCCGTACCTGGTGGCGGGCTCGGTCATCGCCGCGGGCCTGGCGGGGTACGAGGACGCGCTGCGGCTGCCGGCGGAGTTCACCGACGACCCGGCCCGCGCCGACCCCGGTGAACTTCAGCGGCGCGGCATCGTGCGGCTGCCGGCGGCCCTGGCGGACGCGGTCCGGCACCTCAAGGGCTCGGTGGTGCTGCGCAAGGCGATGGGGGACCACCTCTTCGACGCCCTGCTCGCCGTACGCGAAGCGGAGGACGGGCTCTTCGCCGGCCGTTCCCGTGCCGAGACCGTCGAAGCCACTCGCCGGCGGTACTGA
- a CDS encoding CU044_2847 family protein, translating to MTTSSDFELDDGTPVRFLLSPAEGAAVPSQQGDTPDGMGRAVPVGAAGRAVAALSAGALRGTLKPLGPLLQGVHDAVTATPQPPSDITVTLGVQVGQDLRLGIVGGTAQAHLTVTACWRPDEAGGGPAPGGSDG from the coding sequence GTGACCACATCGTCCGACTTCGAACTCGACGACGGGACTCCCGTCCGGTTCCTGCTCTCCCCCGCCGAGGGCGCCGCGGTGCCCTCGCAACAGGGCGACACGCCCGACGGCATGGGGAGGGCCGTTCCGGTCGGCGCCGCCGGCCGGGCCGTCGCCGCGTTGTCCGCCGGGGCGCTGCGCGGCACGCTGAAGCCGCTCGGGCCGCTCCTGCAAGGGGTGCACGACGCCGTCACCGCCACGCCGCAGCCGCCCTCCGACATCACCGTCACCCTGGGCGTTCAGGTCGGACAGGACCTCCGGCTCGGCATCGTGGGCGGCACGGCCCAGGCCCATCTCACGGTCACCGCGTGCTGGCGGCCGGACGAGGCCGGGGGCGGCCCGGCCCCCGGGGGGAGTGACGGGTGA